In the Methanobrevibacter thaueri genome, one interval contains:
- a CDS encoding right-handed parallel beta-helix repeat-containing protein, with product MTHKTLGMSLLLLLVIVLSLSSVQAANQTDITSQDASDILSDVNVDGNTAADIQNAIDNANEGDTVNLGKDKQYNVNSTIQITKKVSIKGENVNITSENAFQIRSTDNVEINGITFINPNGLPDYGGSMKGNAIYAQATRSLVIDNCRFINYAYGIDMYSSVDGIVKNSYFTGTTTGVVPDRADSGTKALQLMGSSNIQVINNTFSGHILDGLSIASASSKIFVENNTFINNTYAIYYGGASTEGNILRNNRFITCGMINTSYTGKLGFTKVDYQNLPVISLQKASSSIIIDNNTFIVKNGNLLILSEAENTAHGFPSVIGGITITNNTVLKADVSVDGSTVDFYNINVVSSLAINTIDEINVKDNDFSDIPDIKKFEIKFNSIQTSDNDVYIPKTSINTMMQVTYVKDGRVIIKLTSISGDELTGEKITYTVNGGSSVTDTTDEYGQIYINDLSGESKIEAKYLGSDTYAQSTFSITADTSKQTTTAPAATPTVKVTKKATTLSIAKKTFKKKATKKLTATLKSSGKAIKNKKITFKVNGKTYSAKTNAKGVATVKIKLTKKGTFKYTAKFAGDATYKAVSKTSKIKVK from the coding sequence ATGACACATAAAACTCTAGGCATGTCATTGCTATTGCTTTTGGTGATAGTTTTATCCTTAAGCAGCGTTCAAGCAGCTAACCAAACAGACATTACCTCACAAGATGCTTCAGACATCTTAAGTGACGTTAATGTCGACGGAAACACTGCAGCAGACATTCAAAATGCAATAGATAATGCAAATGAAGGAGATACAGTAAACCTTGGAAAAGACAAGCAGTATAATGTTAACTCCACCATCCAAATTACCAAAAAGGTAAGCATTAAAGGTGAAAACGTTAACATTACATCTGAAAACGCATTTCAAATTAGAAGCACAGACAATGTGGAGATTAATGGTATAACATTCATCAACCCGAATGGCCTGCCGGATTATGGCGGATCAATGAAGGGAAATGCAATTTATGCCCAGGCAACCAGAAGCCTTGTAATTGACAATTGCAGATTCATAAATTACGCCTACGGCATTGACATGTACTCTTCAGTTGATGGTATTGTTAAAAATTCCTATTTCACAGGAACCACAACAGGTGTTGTGCCTGACCGTGCAGACAGCGGTACAAAGGCATTGCAGCTTATGGGCTCAAGCAACATTCAGGTAATAAACAACACTTTCTCAGGCCACATTCTGGACGGTTTAAGCATAGCTTCTGCTTCAAGCAAGATTTTTGTTGAAAACAACACTTTTATCAACAACACCTATGCAATATATTACGGTGGGGCATCAACCGAGGGAAACATTTTAAGAAACAACCGTTTCATAACCTGCGGAATGATCAATACCTCATATACCGGAAAGCTCGGATTTACAAAAGTTGATTATCAGAACTTGCCGGTTATCAGTTTGCAAAAGGCTTCAAGCAGTATAATTATAGATAATAACACTTTCATTGTTAAAAACGGCAACCTGTTGATATTGTCTGAGGCTGAAAACACTGCACATGGGTTCCCGTCTGTTATCGGTGGAATAACAATCACCAACAATACCGTTTTAAAAGCGGATGTGAGTGTTGACGGCTCCACTGTGGATTTCTACAATATCAATGTGGTGTCAAGTCTTGCCATTAACACCATTGATGAGATTAATGTCAAGGACAATGACTTTTCAGACATTCCCGACATTAAAAAGTTTGAAATCAAGTTCAATTCCATCCAAACAAGTGACAATGATGTTTATATTCCTAAAACATCCATCAACACCATGATGCAAGTCACCTACGTCAAGGATGGTAGAGTCATCATCAAACTGACAAGCATTTCAGGCGATGAGCTTACAGGTGAAAAGATTACATATACTGTAAATGGAGGATCTTCAGTTACAGATACCACTGATGAGTACGGTCAAATCTACATTAACGACCTTTCAGGTGAAAGCAAAATCGAGGCTAAATATCTGGGAAGTGACACTTATGCCCAAAGCACTTTCAGCATAACTGCAGACACATCAAAACAGACCACAACAGCACCTGCAGCCACACCAACAGTCAAGGTCACCAAAAAGGCAACCACATTAAGTATTGCCAAAAAGACTTTCAAAAAGAAAGCAACCAAAAAGCTCACCGCCACACTGAAATCCTCAGGCAAAGCCATTAAAAACAAAAAGATCACCTTCAAGGTCAACGGCAAAACATACTCTGCAAAAACCAACGCCAAAGGTGTTGCAACAGTAAAAATCAAACTGACCAAAAAGGGAACATTCAAATACACTGCCAAGTTTGCAGGCGATGCAACATACAAGGCAGTAAGCAAAACCAGTAAAATCAAAGTAAAATAA
- a CDS encoding right-handed parallel beta-helix repeat-containing protein — MIKNKVLILAMLIVAIVAVGSVSAADDVAVDIDEPADDIAVDEIAIEDDSADETDEIVETEQTRTITYTPYYIDTTSDFDGINYNITNGIFDGYEFIFDNTNDYTNFSMVTGNNNKFTGNGATIIGSTDNLFTVAGSNNIVITGFNMNVATGKAAIYGANVFNAEITNNNITGGKDGINIMQTHDNITISGNTITGVTRDAISLVDHRNLSDTEWANKGYSTISNNIIIGSEYAMFFGGNFKGTIEDNIINGSDYGIEFAGKKAVTNGRLQVDIIANDIYNVQTGIDMYHPNVEYLYMGLNNIETLNNSSCSAIKINSNFAKSTGGEIWIYDNYLYGQVNQTFINVCDAFEDNYGYIIVN, encoded by the coding sequence ATGATTAAAAATAAGGTTTTAATTTTGGCAATGTTGATTGTTGCTATTGTTGCAGTCGGATCAGTATCTGCAGCAGATGATGTGGCAGTCGACATTGATGAACCTGCTGACGACATTGCAGTAGATGAAATTGCAATTGAAGATGACTCAGCAGATGAGACTGACGAAATAGTGGAAACAGAACAAACACGAACTATAACATATACTCCATATTATATTGATACAACTTCTGATTTTGATGGTATTAATTATAATATAACTAATGGTATTTTTGACGGTTATGAATTTATTTTTGATAATACTAATGATTACACAAATTTTTCAATGGTAACTGGTAACAACAATAAATTCACAGGTAATGGTGCAACAATTATAGGATCAACTGATAATTTATTCACTGTAGCTGGATCAAACAATATTGTAATCACTGGTTTCAACATGAATGTTGCAACTGGTAAAGCAGCAATATACGGAGCAAATGTGTTCAATGCAGAAATTACTAACAATAATATTACTGGTGGAAAAGATGGAATAAACATTATGCAAACTCATGATAACATAACTATCTCCGGTAATACAATTACTGGAGTAACTAGAGATGCAATTTCTTTAGTTGACCACAGAAATTTAAGTGATACTGAATGGGCTAACAAAGGATATTCTACTATTTCTAATAATATAATTATTGGTTCTGAATATGCAATGTTCTTTGGAGGTAATTTCAAAGGAACAATTGAAGATAATATAATTAATGGATCAGATTATGGTATTGAATTTGCAGGAAAAAAAGCAGTCACTAATGGTAGATTGCAGGTAGACATTATTGCAAATGATATATATAATGTCCAAACAGGTATTGATATGTACCATCCAAATGTTGAATATTTATACATGGGTTTAAATAATATTGAAACATTAAATAATTCTTCATGTTCTGCTATAAAAATTAATTCTAATTTTGCTAAATCAACAGGTGGTGAAATTTGGATTTACGATAATTATTTATATGGTCAAGTAAATCAAACATTTATTAATGTTTGTGATGCTTTTGAGGATAATTATGGATATATAATTGTTAATTAA